Proteins from a single region of Anastrepha ludens isolate Willacy chromosome 5, idAnaLude1.1, whole genome shotgun sequence:
- the LOC128864861 gene encoding tigger transposable element-derived protein 1-like — protein sequence MFFPPNVTPLIQPMDQNAIKITKLYYRNSLLAMVTAKKSDLVDSMKAVTLRDCVMLLEAAWNKVSKDTMAKCWQNVLRFTENETDPEEDIPLSILKEKINSELQQQMKLAVDLLYEINPQVDYTVSSIQKWNEDFLLGNVSNSCEAEELEVTDDDDNDLDTSTNVQTIKPDEAVEIFNRALDWAQCENVE from the exons ATGTTCTTTCCTCCGAATGTAACCCCACTTATCCAACCAATGGATCAAAACGCAATTAAAATAACGAAGCTGTATTATAGAAACAGTCTTCTAGCCATGGTAACAGCAAAAAAATCAGATCTAGTAGATTCTATGAAAGCTGTTACATTAAGGGATTGTGTTATGCTTTTAGAAGCCGCATGGAATAAAGTTAGCAAAGATACAATGGCAAAATGCTGGCAAAATGTTTTGCGTTTCACGGAAAATGAGACAGATCCGGAGGAAGATATTCCGTTAagcatattgaaagaaaaaataaactcgGAACTGCAACAACAAATGAAGCTCGCAGTTGATCTGCTTTATGAAATAAACCCCCAG gttGACTATACAGTATCATCCATTCAAAAGTGGAATGAAGATTTTCTACTGGGTAATGTTTCTAATTCGTGTGAAGCTGAGGAGTTAGAAGTGACCGATGATGATGACAACGATTTAGATACGAGTACAAATGTACAGACAATAAAACCAGACGAAGCTGTCGAGATATTTAACCGGGCTTTGGATTGGGCTCAATGCGAGAATGTTGAATGA